A window of Primulina tabacum isolate GXHZ01 chromosome 4, ASM2559414v2, whole genome shotgun sequence contains these coding sequences:
- the LOC142542036 gene encoding nuclear transcription factor Y subunit B-5-like, whose amino-acid sequence MVDNSEASPSNDLKEPERLLPIANVGRIMKNILPPNAKISKEAKETMQECVSEFIGFVTSEASEKCRTERRKTVNGDDVCCALETLGFDDYAGPLKRYLNRYREIEGDKVNQSKASGSEDQMEENFFLYTSNKPS is encoded by the coding sequence ATGGTAGATAATTCCGAAGCAAGCCCTTCAAATGACCTCAAAGAGCCAGAACGACTGCTTCCAATAGCCAACGTCGGTAGAATCATGAAAAATATCCTCCCGCCGAATGCGAAGATCTCGAAAGAAGCTAAAGAAACTATGCAAGAGTGCGTGTCTGAGTTCATTGGATTTGTCACGAGTGAAGCCTCGGAAAAGTGCCGAACGGAGAGGCGAAAGACGGTGAACGGCGACGATGTCTGCTGCGCTCTGGAGACGCTAGGTTTTGATGATTATGCAGGACCTTTGAAGAGGTATTTGAATAGATATAGAGAGATTGAAGGGGATAAAGTTAATCAAAGCAAGGCTAGCGGTAGTGAAGATCAAATGGAGGAGAATTTTTTCTTGTATACGAGCAATAAACCCTCGTAG
- the LOC142543358 gene encoding cullin-1 — protein sequence MTMNQRNTIDLEQGWDFMQKGITKLKNILEGLPEPQFSSEDYMMLYTTIYNMCTQKPPHDYSQQLYDKYRESFEEYITSTVLPSLREKHDEFMLRELVNRWLNHKIMVRWLSRFFYYLDRYFIARRSLPALKEVGLTCFRDLVYQEVNGKVRDAVISLIDQEREGEQIDRALLKNVLDIFVEIGMGQMDQYENDFEAAMLNSTAAYYSRKASNWILDDSCPDYMLKAEECLKREKDRVSHYLHSSSETKLLEKVQHELLSVYATQLLEKEHSGCHALLRDDKVVDLSRMYRLFSKIPRGLDPVANIFKQHVTAEGTALVKQAEDAASNKKAEKKDVVGLQEQVFVRKVIELHDKFMAYVNDCFLNHTLFHKALKEAFEVFCNKGVTGSSSAELLATFCDNILKKGGSEKLSDEAIEDTLEKVVKLLAYISDKDLFAEFYRKKLARRLLFDKSANDEHERSILTKLKQQCGGQFTSKMEGMVTDLTLARENQASFEEYLSNNSNASPGIDLTVTVLTTGFWPSYKSFDLNLPAEMVKCVEVFREFYQTKTKHRKLTWIYSLGTCNINGKFEPKTIELIVTTYQAAALLLFNASDKLSYQEIMTQLNLSDDDVVRLLHSLSCAKYKILNKEPNTKTISPTDLFEFNSKFTDKMRRIKIPLPPVDEKKKVVEDVDKDRRYAIDASIVRIMKSRKVLGYQQLVMECVEQLGRMFKPDVKAIKKRIEDLITRDYLERDKDNPNLFKYLA from the exons ATGACTATGAACCAGCGGAATACCATTGATTTAGAACAAGGATGGGACTTTATGCAAAAAGGGATtactaaattgaaaaatattcttGAAGGGTTACCCGAGCCGCAATTCAGCTCAGAGGACTACATGATGCTCTACAC GACAATTTATAACATGTGTACTCAGAAGCCTCCGCATGACTATTCTCAGCAATTGTATGACAAGTACAGGGAGTCTTTTGAAGAGTATATCACATCAACG GTATTGCCTTCTTTGAGAGAGAAGCACGACGAATTCATGTTGAGGGAACTTGTGAATAGGtggttaaatcataaaattatgGTGCGATGGCTTTCACGATTCTTTTACTACCTTGACCGGTACTTCATAGCAAGAAGGTCACTCCCGGCTCTTAAAGAAGTGGGCCTGACATGCTTCCGTGACCTG GTGTACCAAGAGGTAAATGGGAAAGTAAGAGATGCTGTTATATCTCTG ATTGATCAAGAACGGGAAGGAGAGCAAATTGATCGTGCTTTATTAAAGAATGTATTAGATATTTTTGTAGAAATTGGAATGGGACAGATGGATCAATATGAAAATGATTTTGAAGCAGCAATGCTGAATTCCACTGCAGCTTACTATTCTCGGAAGGCTTCCAATTGGATCTTAGATGATTCATGTCCAGACTATATGTTGAAA GCGGAGGAGTGTCTGAAACGAGAGAAGGATAGAGTTTCTCATTACCTTCATTCGAGTAGTGAGACAAAGTTGCTTGAG AAAGTACAACATGAGCTATTGTCTGTGTATGCCACCCAACTGCTGGAGAAGGAGCACTCAGGTTGTCATGCGTTACTGAGGGATGACAAG GTGGTGGATTTGTCTAGGATGTATAGACTCTTCTCAAAAATACCTCGAGGCTTAGACCCTGTTGCTAATATATTTAAGCAG CATGTTACTGCTGAAGGCACAGCTTTGGTTAAACAAGCAGAAGATGCTGCAAGCAACAAGAAG GCAGAAAAGAAAGATGTCGTTGGATTACAGGAACAG GTTTTTGTCAGAAAAGTAATCGAGCTCCACGATAAATTCATGGCATATGTGAATGACTGTTTTCTGAATCACACTCTTTTCCACAAG GCTCTTAAAGAGGCCTTCGAGGTTTTCTGCAATAAGGGTGTTACTGGAAGTTCCAGTGCAGAACTCCTTGCCACATTCTGTGACAACATCCTTAAAAAGGGAGGGAGTGAAAAATTGAGCGATGAAGCTATTGAAGATACATTGGAGAAG GTGGTAAAATTACTTGCTTATATCAGCGATAAGGATTTATTTGCTGAATTCTATCG GAAAAAGCTTGCTCGGCGGCTGTTATTTGATAAAAGTGCTAATGACGAGCATGAAAGAAGTATCCTGACAAAATTGAAACAACAATGTGGTGGGCAATTTACCTCAAAAATGGAGGGGATG GTCACGGATTTGACCCTAGCTAGGGAAAATCAGGCCAGCTTTGAGGAATATCTTAGCAACAATTCAAATGCCAGTCCAGGGATAGACCTAACAGTGACAGTCCTAACGACTGGTTTTTGGCCAAGTTACAAGTCCTTTGATCTTAACCTTCCGGCTGAGATG GTCAAGTGCGTTGAAGTGTTTAGGGAGTTCTACCAGACAAAAACAAAGCATAGAAAACTTACGTGGATATATTCTTTGGGTACTTGTAACATAAATGGCAAATTTGAACCAAAAACGATAGAGCTTATTGTGACGACATACCAG GCTGCTGCCTTGCTGTTGTTTAATGCTTCGGATAAATTGAGTTATCAGGAAATCATGACTCAGTTAAACCTATCAGATGATGATGTTGTTAGGCTCCTTCATTCACTTTCATGTGCTAAGTATAAGATTCTGAACAAGGAGCCAAACACCAAAACTATTTCTCCCACTGACCTTTTTGAGTTTAACTCAAAATTCACGGACAAAATGAGAAGAATCAAG ATACCTCTCCCTCCAGTGGATGAGAAGAAGAAGGTAGTTGAAGATGTTGACAAAGACAGACGGTATGCAATTGATGCCTCAATCGTGAGAATCATGAAGAGTCGGAAAGTCTTAGGATATCAACAGTTGGTAATGGAGTGTGTTGAGCAATTGGGCCGTATGTTCAAG CCTGACGTCAAAGCAATCAAGaagagaattgaagatttaatCACTCGTGACTATCTGGAAAGAGACAAGGATAATCCTAACTTGTTCAAGTACTTGGCATGA